A single Anopheles funestus chromosome 2RL, idAnoFuneDA-416_04, whole genome shotgun sequence DNA region contains:
- the LOC125764626 gene encoding serine-rich adhesin for platelets, translating to MNIDPSKKAQEQEEQNQQTTTKATTTTTTVTTTATTTNNTVLALLISPSSPSSASTVSPTASSISKNSSTDEVDETTAEAEPSQSEANASKAPATNRGQDDEQRQLADEDDHRNNSTAVRQHEQRSGTESLGVECRAATTATMTLAVTDTATLLGQCIQENVTTELRTLDVEAAAIAHPSGLGDGGSVMEGAADRESDSAKDDDTLSSLMQPVHELTAEALSPKTPQPLSSSSSSSSSTTSTPSVGEERRLPVVPEEDAYAEDTTPAGEQCYHQQPLASNNNKLEGDLTPSADSGGSGCINDRFNNNSKRSDSDFQTVGDSTQTKVSDRTDDDDDNDDGEPATSLSSASGHTVVVVGPLLEEGVPTSGATPATEIALGQGEQQRCAIGSCTVKIVPSDEHERRPVVSQPLLGKAERTEVAKTANDDNKCELSVAPIELVQTLPIETTDPTTTATRHGGLMTVVGGVITAAGVTVAANETNEDSEGVVSLVGTDATVQTVESKTFASAEGSPPSSSISSTSSSSSTAPLSPPTSSVSSLSSSESSPEVLAETQQEPSGKGDGTQLVADNRPLCDSAPKGHYLEGERFSDAVLQRSQPSSPPCSDLRTTGVVPPSGTAVDEGAGIGEERTQTTTSTRLLTLAEELSQAAAVASSSPSSTSLAVSATPSSAVVDVLPKSAADTAAAVVSGSSRSASPVLHSSLKKSSKMGVPTGAAAATAKSENRRRVSFPKDAQLITGYLDPVNPWASISICETPELLELYRSSCRRHNTMPLKTVLEHLQSIDVTKGRVPLLSLKDQHLSYSGCEALEEIFKHVQYRCIDLSHSGLDDVTATVMFDIIEYYEAANELDISDNLQMSGKSWTACINMIKKSQELNVLVLRGPALSDYQANNLAKALNTSAIHTLKLEHCVLSQQPIASLCTILKRNKVLRELWLAHNQLSCEDALQIANLLRANFYIQLIDISNNMIGDKGVEHIVSAIVEQAVHFKDVQDKKRKSELSFSDLSSSLNSINSAKNYFPQRLRSSDSDTIARTAEADLNVSPSTLTLTPPVTPPSTPALPSCEMTTEEKVKKVASGRLETSNGNTDTTTTTTSITFAVEDAATVYTMQQPDNDETNPPLPPSPPTPQTPGAVAPTNVNLVELSTKHSVSLQTTSDREKLDMVARPVMMTAEEEALMNSSSAGATAGTATHPAALGESDESKTMSTSAETVQTDQQESTVVQANVDCVELLVSLDDSHSDSPVPQAPKKPRLAKQDSVLTEFEASLSTAMEIGDQREEEEKATNVSERVRTPEQQVTKEGARANMMEEDVPELCTDYDDDGSNLRISQENLFVDLGIPALSEEEQSETRSASVESSGDVFSPLAPPSKKDEFQLLIEKSQQKEKAPHAECAEVSLQGTGTSLGQRDAMLTGTETMAGVRERKSAISSDERSDPPSTKKKDRTQSSSSDSCAVEQGIQMVNVAIKDNVPLSRSLDSVGGDGDSDFESSSPFRTTAPSTFPNERSFSSESLNSETSIDSNDSKSSLKIHESKFAAKNGTLERQQSNVNRDTVGTEQTASNPCGLQVLVLWNNEITRNSARHFQRLLERTSTLDTLNVGSNQLCNSFVTGISGSLKANTTLTNLGLQGAHLSDKGVKTMAEIIEFGGNSSLQRIDLRHNNIQKGGLEALNEAMKSNKSLTRIDLDDTPRRIKDTSLDGVGSEYSRLVNNIRAQCERNKNPPEPSEPISTSVRRARANYLSSRKISLTCPSIKTSPSAIADKQHLLDPNGGCKKAATGGRLRSPLPSPIPSPIASPVPSPSRNRFHVSRVTDSTGGGSASSPSPSSTGSSPTLFFPSNSRFRVVTVAEPDLAGAKSANNPYRSSSTISLPMSKSSTSSFAVGTTGTGTASPTTINRRPVCSSAPTLSSFPSSPLSPLAAGVPVVGRTGIASQTPSPLLPPSYSSGSNSTFHTTMLSSPLITPAAGLMAGSSPTMPTLLPVPNTAMPLGVTQGTLLQQQQQQQLQYQPLPPPQIVPMLHQQQQPQNYHFVTTFGPGGNTTVPLQLTHVQNYTTEPLLSSTLQPQIVHQTTYVQQQQQIPPQQTPSGTGKVRQHASESANQHSSSNNSSTLHDSVLSSTSIESPDLEVKRFMSGGVMLDDSCCSSISSNSIDSIDNANFNINTSISSTDESFDLIVSSPPPVTATSTGCSGAIPSTVQLVLAARDGSSDSSNNVSSTSRVLEEESTLIPRVSVPNVSLPSGEALKGTLDASTSGSSMVHVNLASSQESLYDVHDLSGSSNSPSMSAAANYAHAAKLLPASLGASAVPAPSTAATGMAPLVGTNNSNESTLTSVQNLEREPTVTKVASEKPPRVRKTSWILGGSGGSGSNNKHTDSGSSGGSTPTPSGGSGYPPAIEKLLSIFNPSNLFSSNRSSVSASPPPAAAQEGVAHSGGSQPPSRKESPMGGLFHWAHHSTGSSNNTSANTSPTAAKKDDDRAVLKVNVSPETTLTPQQLQPLQNQVHLQTMAAGHHHQQQSVEHMPPQLKVEMKENISPENTITNKLLLSSNAAPVSAASLGGMDALSTVAIVSTPTVSVPLVGGVTQHTKVIFQLGGDYDELEDDIDTLTNKYGNHPSLGSGGVATGTGGGGTGIHYFGGVGGIQQSGPNSLLGGSTTSNSSGISIGSGTSAGDMMSGSSGMVVSPSPSATSGQSATSDTVVVLSHLGQIARDSLSMFKNPSLTSQDSISIRSMDSLTEIGSDSASGTGKTASMAAPPSSLLDVSTAGRKDVPAAVPTTSTRTSSSTSSTTTQISPSATAAPLADRQETR from the exons ATGAATATAGATCCATCGAAAAAGGCACAAGAACAGGAAGAGCAGAAtcagcaaacgacgacaaaggcgacgacgacgacgacgacagtGACAACAACAgctaccaccaccaacaacacgGTACTGGCATTACTAATTTCACCCTCATCGCCCTCGTCAGCGTCGACCGTTTCGCCCACTGCTTCATCGATTTCGAAAAACAGCAGCACCGACGAGGTCGATGAAACTACGGCGGAAGCAGAACCTTCGCAATCCGAAGCAAACGCTAGCAAAGCACCGGCGACAAATCGAGGGCAGGACGATGAACAGCGGCAGCTTGCAGATGAAGATGACCACCGCAATAACAGTACGGCGGTTCGGCAGCATGAGCAGCGTTCGGGTACGGAATCGCTCGGCGTTGAGTGTCGGGCCGCAACAACCGCTACGATGACACTAGCAGTAACGGACACTGCTACACTGCTCGGCCAATGCATACAAGAAAACGTGACCACCGAATTAAGGACACTCGATGTAGAAGCGGCAGCGATTGCCCATCCGTCCGGACTGGGAGACGGTGGGTCTGTGATGGAGGGTGCAGCAGACAGGGAAAGCGACAGCGCGAAGGATGACGATACACTGTCATCGTTGATGCAGCCGGTACACGAGTTAACCGCGGAAGCCTTATcaccaaaaacaccacaaCCGTTGTCATCGAGTTCAAGCTCAAGCTCATCCACCACCTCAACGCCGTCCGTCGGTGAGGAACGGCGCCTACCGGTTGTGCCGGAAGAGGATGCGTACGCGGAAGACACCACACCGGCAGGCGAACAGTGTTACCACCAGCAGCCGCTAGCGTCCAACAATAATAAACTAGAGGGCGATCTCACACCATCGGCGGACAGTGGTGGTAGCGGCTGCATCAATGACcgcttcaacaacaacagcaagcgCAGTGATAGTGACTTTCAAACCGTGGGCGACAGCACGCAAACGAAGGTTAGCGACAGGactgacgacgacgatgacaatgatgatggtgaGCCAGCAACGTCCTTATCGTCCGCCAGCGGTCACaccgttgtcgtcgtcggcCCGCTGTTGGAGGAAGGCGTCCCAACGTCTGGTGCGACACCCGCAACCGAAATAGCGCTAGGACAAGGCGAACAGCAGAGGTGTGCCATCGGCAGCTGCACCGTAAAGATTGTCCCGAGCGACGAACACGAACGGCGACCGGTAGTGTCGCAACCGTTGTTGGGAAAAGCAGAACGTACCGAGGTAGCGAAAACGGCGAATGACGACAATAAGTGCGAGCTGTCCGTAGCACCGATAGAGTTAGTACAAACGTTACCGATCGAAACGACCGACCCCACGACTACAGCGACACGGCACGGCGGCTTAATGACCGTTGTCGGTGGTGTAATAACAGCTGCCGGTGTGACCGTGGCGGcaaatgaaacgaatgaaGACAGTGAAGGTGTGGTGTCGTTGGTGGGGACGGACGCGACGGTGCAAACCGTGGAAAGCAAAACGTTTGCCAGTGCCGAGGGTTCGCCACCATCATCCTCAATATCGTCCACTTCCTCCTCGTCCTCTACGGCGCCGCTATCACCCCCGACATCCTCCGTGTCCTCGTTGTCTTCGTCCGAATCGTCGCCAGAAGTGTTGGCCGAAACCCAACAAGAACCTTCTGGCAAGGGGGATGGCACTCAACTCGTCGCAGACAATCGACCGTTATGTGATAGTGCACCGAAAGGACACTACCTTGAGGGAGAAAGATTTTCCGATGCTGTGCTGCAGCGGTCGCAACCATCGTCACCACCGTGTTCAGACCTTCGTACGACAGGTGTGGTTCCGCCATCGGGCACCGCCGTGGACGAAGGTGCCGGCATTGGTGAGGAACGCACGCAAACCACGACAAGCACGCGTCTTTTAACACTAGCCGAGGAGCTGTCGCAGGCAGCAGCCGTCGCATCTTCGTCACCGTCGTCGACATCGTTAGCAGTAAGCGCAACGCCATCATCCGCAGTCGTAGATGTCCTACCAAAGAGTGCTGCCGATACAGCAGCAGCGGTGGTCAGTGGTAGCAGCCGAAGTGCGTCCCCTGTACTGCACAGTAGTTTGAAGAAATCGAGCAAAATGGGAGTCCCAACTGGtgcggcagcagcaacggcAAAGAGTGAAAATAGAAGACGTGTGTCCTTTCCGAAGGATGCGCAGCTTATCACTGGCTATCTGGATCCGGTCAATCCTTGGGCAAGCA TATCGATTTGCGAAACACCGGAGCTGCTGGAGCTGTACCGCAGCTCTTGCCGGCGACACAACACAATGCCGCTCAAAACGGTACTGGAGCATCTGCAATCGATCGATGTCACGAAGGGCCGTGTGCCGTTACTGTCGCTCAAAGATCAACATCTCAGCTACAGCGGATGTGAAGCGCTGGAAGAGATCTTCAAGCATGTGCAATATCGATGCATAGATCTTTCGCACAGTGGGTTGGACGATGTGACGGCAACCGTAATGTTCGACATCATCGAGTACTACGAGGCGGCGAATGAGCTGGACATATCGGACAATCTGCAGATGTCGGGCAAAAGCTGGACGGCTTGCATTAACATGATCAAGAAGAGTCAGGAGCTGAACGTGCTGGTGTTGCGCGGTCCCGCATTATCCGACTACCAGGCGAATAATCTCGCTAAAGCGCTGAATACCTCCGCCATACACACGCTGAAGCTGGAACATTGCGTGCTTAGCCAGCAACCGATCGCATCGCTTTGCACCATTCTGAAGCGCAACAAGGTGTTGCGGGAGCTTTGGTTAGCGCACAATCAGCTGAGCTGCGAAGATGCGCTACAGATCGCAAATCTGCTACGGGCGAACTTTTACATACAGCTGATCGACATTTCGAACAACATGATCGGG GACAAAGGGGTGGAGCACATTGTCAGTGCGATTGTAGAACAGGCGGTACACTTTAAGGACGTGCAGGACAAGAAGCGTAAAAGTGAACTAAGCTTTTCCGATTTATCGAGCAGCCTGAACAGCATCAACAGTGCGAAAAACTACTTCCCGCAGCGGTTGCGATCGTCCGATTCGGATACAATTGCCAGAACGGCCGAAGCCGATCTGAATGTGTCACCTTCGACCCTAACACTCACACCACCAGTAACGCCACCGTCGACTCCCGCTCTTCCATCGTGTGAAATGACCACGGAGGAGAAGGTGAAAAAGGTGGCCAGCGGAAGGTTGGAAACGTCAAACGGCAACAccgacaccaccaccaccaccacctccattACCTTCGCGGTAGAAGATGCGGCCACAGTGTATACGATGCAGCAGCCCGACAATGATGAAACGAACCCACCACTACCTCCATCACCACCCACACCGCAAACGCCCGGTGCTGTTGCTCCAACGAACGTGAATCTAGTGGAACTGAGTACAAAACATAGTGTAAGTCTACAAACAACTAGTGATAGAGAGAAGCTGGACATGGTGGCGCGCCCCGTAATGATGACGGCCGAGGAAGAAGCACTGATGAATTCCTCTAGCGCTGGAGCAACAGCAGGGACGGCAACTCACCCAGCGGCATTGGGCGAGAGTGATGAGAGCAAGACGATGAGCACCTCAGCGGAAACAGTACAAACCGACCAGCAGGAGTCGACGGTTGTGCAAGCAAATGTGGATTGTGTGGAGTTGTTGGTGAGCTTAGACGATTCGCATTCGGATAGTCCGGTACCGCAGGCGCCCAAAAAGCCCCGATTGGCAAAGCAGGACAGTGTCTTGACGGAGTTTGAGGCATCGCTATCTACGGCCATGGAAATTGGGGACCAAagagaagaggaagaaaaggCAACGAATGTTTCGGAACGCGTTAGGACACCTGAACAGCAGGTTACCAAGGAAGGCGCGAGAGCAAACATGATGGAAGAAGACGTCCCTGAGCTCTGCACCGattacgatgatgatggtagcaATTTAAGAATTTCGCAAGAAAATCTCTTCGTCGATCTTGGCATACCCGCCCTGAGCGAGGAAGAGCAATCGGAAACGAGAAGTGCTTCCGTCGAATCGTCCGGGGATGTGTTTTCGCCGCTCGCTCCACCGTCGAAGAAGGATGAGTTTCAGCTGTTGATTGAAAAGTCGCAGCAGAAAGAGAAGGCTCCGCATGCTGAATGTGCTGAAGTTTCGCTGCAGGGTACGGGTACGAGTTTGGGACAGCGTGATGCCATGTTGACGGGAACGGAAACGATGGCCGGAgtacgagaaagaaaaagtgcCATTAGCAGTGATGAGCGATCGGATCCACCGTCAACCAAGAAGAAGGATCGTACGCAGTCGAGCAGCAGTGATAGTTGCGCCGTGGAGCAGGGAATTCAGATGGTGAATGTTGCTATCAAGGACAATGTGCCGCTGTCCCGCTCGCTCGATTCGGTCGGCGGTGATGGTGATTCTGACTTTGAAAGCAGCAGCCCGTTCCGAACGACGGCTCCCAGCACCTTCCCGAACGAGCGTTCGTTCAGCTCCGAGAGCCTAAACAGCGAAACGTCCATCGATTCGAATGATTCGAAATCAAGCCTTAAAATACACGAGTCCAAGTTTGCCGCCAAAAACGGTACACTGGAACGGCAGCAGTCGAATGTGAACCGTGACACGGTTGGCACGGAACAAACGGCAAGCAATCCCTGCGGGCTGCAAGTGTTGGTGCTATGGAACAATGAAATTACCCGCAACTCGGCACGCCACTTTCAACGGCTGCTGGAAAGGACTAGCACGCTGGACACGCTGAACGTGGGCAGCAATCAGCTGTGCAACAGCTTCGTTACCGGAATCAGTGGGAGCTTAAAGGCGAACACGACGCTCACAAATCTCGGACTGCAAGGAGCGCATCTGTCGGACAAAGGTGTTAAGACGATGGCGGAGATCATCGAGTTCGGTGGTAATTCATCGCTGCAGAGAATTGATCTAAGACATAACAACATTCAGAAGGGTGGCTTAGAGGCGTTAAACGAAGCGATGAAGTCCAACAAATCACTCACCCGTATCGATCTGGATGACACACCGCGAAGGATCAAG GATACTTCGCTCGATGGCGTAGGATCGGAGTACAGCCGGTTGGTGAACAACATTCGGGCCCAGTGCGAACGCAACAAGAACCCTCCGGAACCGAGCGAACCCATCAGCACCTCGGTCCGACGTGCCCGGGCAAATTATCTCAGTTCGCGCAAGATATCCCTCACCTGCCCATCGATCAAAACGTCACCGAGCGCGATTGCGGACAAGCAGCATCTGCTCGATCCGAACGGTGGGTGCAAAAAGGCAGCGACCGGTGGTCGTTTGCGTTCACCATTGCCCAGTCCCATTCCTTCACCGATTGCCTCGCCGGTACCGAGTCCGTCCCGCAACCGATTCCATGTTTCGCGCGTGACCGATTCAACCGGCGGGGGGTCCGCCTCCTCACCGTCGCCCTCGTCGACTGGCAGTTCGCCGACGCTGTTCTTTCCCTCGAACTCCCGGTTTCGTGTGGTGACGGTGGCCGAGCCGGATCTCGCTGGTGCTAAAAGTGCTAACAATCCGTATCGTAGTAGCAGCACGATCAGTCTACCCATGAGCAAATCTTCCACCTCATCATTTGCCGTGGGCACTACCGGTACCGGAACGGCATCGCCGACCACGATCAATCGGCGTCCGGTGTGCAGTTCCGCACCGACACTCTCATCCTTTCCTTCGTCGCCACTGTCTCCACTGGCTGCGGGTGTGCCGGTGGTGGGACGCACGGGAATAGCTAGCCAAACACCATCCCCACTGTTGCCACCTTCATACAGCAGCGGGAGTAACAGTACGTTCCATACGACAATGCTATCATCGCCACTGATCACACCGGCTGCGGGATTAATGGCAGGATCATCACCTACCATGCCCACGCTACTTCCAGTCCCAAACACCGCGATGCCTTTGGGAGTTACACAGGGTACACTgctacagcagcaacagcaacagcagcttcAATACCagccactaccaccaccacagaTCGTACCAATGctgcatcagcagcagcagccgcaaaACTATCACTTTGTCACAACGTTCGGTCCGGGCGGCAACACAACCGTTCCTCTTCAGCTAACCCATGTACAGAATTACACCACCGAACCACTACTTTCATCTACGCTACAACCACAGATCGTACACCAAACCACGTAcgtccaacaacaacaacagattCCACCACAACAGACACCATCAGGCACGGGCAAGGTGCGTCAGCATGCATCTGAATCAGCTAATCAGcatagcagcagcaacaacagtagCACCCTACACGATTCCGTACTTTCCTCTACCAGCATCGAAAGTCCCGATCTGGAGGTAAAGCGATTTATGTCCGGTGGTGTCATGCTGGACGATAGCTGCTGTTCGtcgatcagcagcaacagcattgATTCGATCGATAATGCTAACTTCAACATCAACACCTCCATTAGCTCGACGGATGAAAGTTTCGATTTGATTGTCAGCTCACCACCGCCGGTTACTGCTACCTCGACCGGGTGTTCCGGTGCCATCCCCAGCACGGTCCAGTTGGTACTAGCTGCTAGAGATGGTTCGTCAGACTCAAGCAATAACGTTAGCTCCACATCACGCGTCCTGGAGGAGGAGAGTACGCTCATTCCAAGGGTGTCGGTGCCCAACGTCTCGCTGCCAAGTGGTGAGGCGCTAAAAGGGACGCTAGATGCATCGACAAGCGGTTCCAGTATGGTACACGTGAATCTAGCCAGCTCGCAAGAATCACTGTACGATGTGCACGATTTGTCAGGATCCTCAAACTCTCCATCCATGTCGGCTGCAGCAAACTATGCACATGCTGCAAAGTTGCTGCCGGCATCCTTGGGTGCTAGTGCTGTTCCCGCACCAAGCACGGCAGCTACGGGAATGGCACCATTGGTGGGCACCAATAACTCCAACGAAAGCACGCTCACATCGGTGCAAAACCTCGAACGCGAACCAACAGTTACCAAGGTTGCGAGTGAGAAGCCACCACGCGTACGTAAAACGTCTTGGATACTGGGCGGCAGTGGTGGTAGTGGAAGCAACAATAAGCACACCGATTCAGGCTCGAGTGGTGGCAGCACACCGACGCCCAGCGGTGGTAGTGGCTACCCGCCAGCCATCGAGAAGCTGCTCAGCATCTTTAATCCGAGCAATTTGTTTTCGTCGAACCGATCATCCGTATCCGCCAGTCCACCGCCGGCAGCCGCGCAGGAAGGGGTGGCTCACAGCGGTGGATCACAGCCACCATCGCGCAAGGAAAGTCCCATGGGTGGTTTGTTTCACTGGGCGCATCACAGTACCGGCAGTAGCAACAATACCAGTGCCAACACTAGCCCAACCGCAGCCAAAAAGGATGACGATCGTGCGGTGCTGAAGGTAAACGTTTCGCCCGAAACGACCCTCACGCCGCAACAGCTACAACCGTTGCAGAATCAGGTACATCTTCAAACGATGGCGGCAGGacaccatcatcaacagcaaaGCGTCGAACATATGCCACCACAGTTGAAGGTCGagatgaaggaaaacatttcgCCGGAAAACACGATCACTAACAAGCTGCTACTTTCCTCGAATGCAGCTCCGGTCAGTGCGGCCTCCTTGGGCGGTATGGATGCATTATCAACCGTTGCGATCGTATCCACACCGACAGTGAGCGTGCCGCTAGTTGGTGGCGTTACTCAGCATACGAAGGTAATCTTTCAACTCGGTGGAGATTACGACGAATTGGAGGATGATATCGATACGCTCACGAACAAATACGGTAACCATCCGAGCTTGGGTAGCGGTGGTGTGGCGACTGGTACTGGTGGCGGTGGAACTGGAATACACTATTTCGGTGGTGTCGGTGGCATTCAGCAAAGCGGACCAAACAGTCTGCTGGGCGGAAGTACAACGAGCAACAGTAGCGGTATTAGCATCGGCAGTGGAACCAGTGCCGGTGATATGATGAGCGGTAGTAGCGGAATGGTCGTTTCACCATCTCCGAGTGCTACCAGTGGCCAGTCGGCCACCTCGGACACGGTCGTTGTGTTGAGCCATCTCGGACAGATTGCTCGTGATTCGCTCAGCATGTTCAAGAATCCAAGTCTCACCTCACAGGATTCGATTTCGATCCGTTCGATGGATTCGCTGACGGAGATAGGAAGTGATAGTGCATCCGGCACTGGTAAAACCGCATCAATGGCCGCTCCACCTTCATCGCTGCTCGATGTCTCAACAGCCGGCCGTAAAGACGTACCAGCAGCGGTACCAACAACATCGACAAGAACTTCTTCATCTACATCATCAACCACAACACAAATATCACCAtccgcaacagcagcaccattgGCTGACAGACAGGAAACACGCTAG
- the LOC125761448 gene encoding RPII140-upstream gene protein has product MQSRMLRKTVHKLFVPGGIVSAGLLPFTVNDHDQIKIDTKTVQSMYEEAPGDKQTGMERLHMMFTIDEFGRVSSELNSIYQAGFLGFLFGACYGGFVNSRVAYMNFLERNQATAFQSSFEAKKKLQDQVTLNFAKGAFRWGWRLALFTTSYVGIQTMVSVYRGKSSLYEYMAAGTVTGAMYKFSMGLRGMASGGLVGLALGGLAGGLSLGIMRATGTTMEEVRFWQYKWHTNREQVIRDSLKKQSSTEEEPLLAHHHNKFGTANIDLEAIEAEKRKIQLAVERESLLKKMEQEEQTEVKAK; this is encoded by the exons ATGCAATCAAGAATGCTTCGGAAAACGGTTCACAAACTGTTCGTTCCGGGTGGTATAGTGTCGGCCGGACTGCTCCCATTCACCGTAAACGATCATGATCAGATTAAAATCGACACCAAAACCGTACAGAGCATGTACGAGGAGGCGCCCGGTGACAAACAAACCGGTATGGAACGATTGCATATGATGTTTACAATTGA CGAATTTGGACGAGTATCGAGCGAACTGAACTCCATCTATCAGGCCGGATTTTTGGGGTTTCTGTTCGGTGCCTGCTATGGTGGGTTTGTTAATTCGCGTGTCGCCTACATGAACTTTCTCGAGCGTAACCAGGCAACTGCGTTCCAGTCAAGCTTTGAGGCGAAAAAGAAGCTACAGGACCAGGTGACGCTTAACTTCGCTAAGGGTGCGTTCCGATGGGGTTGGCGTTTGGCGCTCTTTACCACCAGCTACGT CGGCATACAAACGATGGTGTCGGTGTATCGAGGAAAGTCTTCGTTGTACGAATACATGGCTGCAGGTACCGTTACGGGTGCCATGTATAAATTCAGCATGGGTCTCCGTGGGATGGCTTCCGGTGGGCTAGTGGGACTAGCGCTCGGCGGACTGGCCGGTGGTCTCTCGCTCGGCATAATGCGTGCTACCGGTACCACGATGGAGGAGGTACGATTCTGGCAATACAAATGGCACACGAACCGCGAACAGGTCATACGGGATTCGTTAAAAAAGCAATCGAGCACGGAAGAGGAACCACTGCTCGCACATCACCACAATAAGTTCGGCACCGCCAACATCGATCTTGAGGCAATCGAAgcagaaaagcgaaaaattcAACTAGCAGTTGAACGGGAATCGCTTTTGAAGAAGATGGAGCAGGAAGAACAAACGGAAGTAAAGgctaaataa
- the LOC125761425 gene encoding putative glycerol kinase 5, whose protein sequence is MEATDRHYIATLDVGTTTIRCFIYATSTNGEPASIGTAYDQVQLIYPAPGWVEINPDKLWTSVLQTIRKATEDANLSMDQLTCLAISTQRNSFTCWNRNTGQVYHNFITWKDLRADQLVKDWNNSLMLRVIKLGASFLHFFTRSKRFLAGSVIKLMNPQVTLRLSWVLQNNPSLKEDLKTGNVLYGTIDSWLLYRLRQGTDPAGPVEHISDVTNCTSTGFYDPFGEEWAGWALSLFSIKKELLPKVVDNSYDFGHVHETLLGTKIKIAASVSDQSASLWGTCCFERGDVKITMGTGSFLNVNTGTKCLASVHGLYPLIGYKLQSGKDSMVDINYLMEGASNDTGSIIEWALNMGFFEDPAESASMAMSVPNSDGVLFVPAFSGLGPPIQDDSAGSGFIGIKPSTRKEHMVRALLESLAFRVALLHDCALKETGFSFTSIKVDGGVSKNDFICQTLANLTGIVVERGEVTDSTAMGAMFMAGLNCGIWNTKQQLVDVRKVEKKFSPDMTQRTKQLKQMRGWERAVDRFKKWYILEDIKNLD, encoded by the exons ATGGAGGCTACTGATCGACATTATATAGCGACGCTCGACGTTGGCACTACGACCATTCGGTGCTTTATATACGCGACAAGTACAAACGGAGAACCAGCCTCGATCGGCACGGCCTATGATCAG GTTCAATTAATTTATCCAGCCCCGGGATGGGTTGAAATTAACCCGGATAAACTGTGGACCAGTGTGTTGCAAACCATACGCAAAGCAACCGAAG ATGCAAACCTATCCATGGATCAACTTACCTGTTTGGCCATTTCGACACAGAGAAATAGCTTTACTTGCTGGAATCGTAACACAGGCCAAGTGTATCACAACTTCATCACATGGAAAGACTTGCGGGCCGATCAGCTCGTCAAAGATTGGAACAACAGCCTCATGCTGCGCGTAATCAAATTAGGAGCGagctttttacattttttcacccGTAGCAAACGATTTCTGGCTGGCAGTGTCATCAAGCTGATGAATCCACAGGTTACGCTGCGATTGTCCTGGGTGCTGCAGAATAATCCTTCGCTTAAAGAGGATCTGAAAACCGGCAACGTGCTTTATGGGACGATTGATTCCTGGTTGCTGTACCGTTTGCGCCAGGGAACCGATCCTGCTGGACCAGTAGAGCACATAAGCGATGTGACTAATTGCACCTCGACCGGATTCTATGATCCTTTCGGTGAAGAGTGGGCTGGTTGGGCTCTGAGTCTATTTTCCATTAAG AAAGAATTACTACCGAAAGTGGTGGATAATTCGTACGATTTTGGCCACGTGCATGAGACACTTCTGGgaacgaaaattaaaatagcCGCATCGGTTAGCGACCAGTCAGCTTCGTTGTGGGGCACCTGTTGCTTCGAACGGGGCGACGTGAAGATCACCATGGGAACCGGTTCCTTCCTTAACGTTAACACTGGAACAAAGTGCCTTGCCTCGGTGCACGGGCTGTATCCGCTAATTGGCTACAAGCTGCAGAGTGGAAAGGATTCGATGGTGGACATTAACTACCTCATGGAGGGTGCGTCCAATGATACGGGTTCCATCATCGAATGGGCGCTCAATATGGGCTTCTTCGAGGATCCAGCAGAAAGCGCCAGTATGGCGATGTCTGTCCCCAACTCAGACGGTGTCCTGTTCGTACCTGCATTCAGTGGACTTGGG CCACCAATACAGGACGATTCCGCCGGTAGTGGATTCATCGGGATTAAGCCGTCCACGCGTAAAGAGCACATGGTTCGAGCGCTACTAGAAAGTCTCGCTTTCCGTGTGGCACTACTGCACGACTGTGCCCTAAAGGAAACGGGTTTCTCGTTCACCAGCATCAAGGTTGATGGAGGAGTGTCAAAGAACGATTTCATCTGCCAAACGCTGGCCAATCTAACAGGCATTGTGGTGGAAAGGGGTGAAGTGACAGATTCCACGGCGATGGGTGCAATGTTCATGGCGGGGTTAAATTGCGGCATCTGGAACACGAAGCAACAGCTCGTCGATGTAAGGAAAGTGGAGAAAAAATTCTCCCCAGATATGACCCAGAGAACGAAGCAGCTGAAGCAAATGAGAGGTTGGGAGCGGGCGGTGGACcgttttaaaaaatggtaCATACTTGAGGACATTAAAAACCTAGACTga